TCAAGCAAAAATTAGCTGATGACAAGGCCCTCATCGGTTTTACGGGTGCTCCTTGGACACTTGCTACGTATATGATCGAAGGTCAAGGGACAAAAACATACAATATCTGTAAAAAGATGATGTATTCAAACCCTGATCTATTACATAAAATCCTTAGAAAAGTTACTGATGTTGTAAAAATCTATATGGAAAAACAGATCGAAGCGGGCGTTGATGTTGTTCAAGTATTTGATAGCTGGGCAGCTGCAATTGAGCCTGGTATGTACGATGAGTTCTCTTGGAAATATATGGTTGAAATCTCCGAATATTTAAAAGAGAAATATCCACATATTCCAGTTATTCTTTTCCCTAAAGGTATTCCTGCATTCTTAGACAAAGTATATGGTAACTTTGATGTATTTGGTGTGGACTGGTCAACACCAATGAAGTTTGCAAAAGAACGTTTAGGTGATAAGTATGTTCTTCAAGGAAATATGGAACCGTGTCGTCTTTATTCAAAAGAAGCAACAACAAAATGTGTAGAAGTTATTCAAGAAACTATGCAAGGTAAACGCCATATTTTCAATCTTGGACATGGTATCCTTCCTGATGTTCCTGTAGAGAATGCTAAGCACTTCATCAATGAGTGTCACAGAGTCAGTGGAAAAAAATAATATAATCTTCGGTCCAATCAACTCTCGCCGTTTCGGCATGAGTTTGGGCATAGACCTCTCCCCTTCCCATAAGCAATGCAATTTTGACTGTTTATATTGTGAACTAGCCCCAGCGGCAACTGTAGATCATCAATCTGAAACTATAAGCATAGAAGAGATTATCTCTGAACTCAAAAAACATTTGCACGATAAGATAGATGTCATTACTTTAACTGCGAATGGAGAGCCTACACTTTACCCTCACCTAGATAAACTGATCGATGAGATTAATAAAATCAAAGGTAGTACTCAGACACTTATTTTAACAAACAGTGCAATGCTTACCAATGAAAAAGTATATGAGTCATTACTCAAGCTCGATCAAGTAAAACTCTCTTTGGATGCCGTTACACCTGCAATCTTTAAAAAGATAGACAGACCGCATCACGATATAAATGTAGAAGATATTGTCTCGAGAGTAGAACAGTTTTCTAAAGAGTATAAAGGGAAACTCTTCATCGAAATTTTATTCGTACTCGGCTTAAACGATACAAAAGAAGAAGTAGAAAAACTCAACGAAGTACTTCTTTTGGTTAATGCTGCCAGAATCGATCTCGGTACTATTGACAGACCGCCTGCTTATCCTGTAAGCGGCATTAGCTATAAAGAGCTTTATGAGCTTTCTCAACTCTTTGACTCTTCTCTGCCTATTCATATAGCTTCACGTATACATGCAGAAGCAAATAATACATACTATAGCAATGAAGATATATTAAATACGCTTGATAAACGCCCTTTGACAATGCAGGATATAGAGCTGTTATTTGATGATGATAGTAAAAAAAGACTGCTTCAGCTTGTAGAGACAAAGCAGATTTTAGTAAAAAAACTCGATAACTTAGAGTTTTTTATACCAAGTGAAAACTCTCATAGAAAAAAGATTAAATAGAAAAGAGGTTGACTCTTTTCTACTCTCTTGATACTTTTCTTGTAAAGAATATAAATAATCCTAACGATAAGACAAGTATCGAAACTCCACCGATAAGATACACGGCATACAACATTTGAGAATAATCATGTAATGCTATTTTAAATACAACCATCAATGCTTCAATCAATAAGGCGATAATAATTGTAATAGAGAACTTTGTAAACACCTTATACTCTAGTTTGGAGTTTTTAGAGTAACTTTTAAAAACAACCTCTTGTTCTAAAATAGTTTTAGATAAGTCAAAAATTGCAAGCCCCAAAGTTAATGCAATAATAGGTTTGAAAATAGACTCAATTGAGATACCACCCTCTTTGAAAAATAGTGAGTGTCCAAGTTCATAAATACTGTATCCCAGCGTAAAAACAGCTAACAAAATCATTAAATTTGCCGTAACAAAGTAAAAACCTTTACTTATTAGGTTGAACTCTCTATGAAGCTCAATAAGCCCTAATCTTTCAAGTAAAGCACTTACCGTGAAGTCCATAAAATAAACTTTGTTATCTTCCTCTTTTACAACTGTAACACATGTTTTTCCTGTAGCACTGCTGATGTATGGTTTACTAATAGATATATCGCTATTGTTAAACTTTATTTTTTGCATTAAGTAGCTTCTGTCTCTACCTTTTGGTAAAGAGCTTACTTTATCTCTGTAAATATTATCTGATATCTGTAATAATGTGTCTTTATCACATACATACACTAACTCTAAAGATGGAAAAACCTTAAAAAGGTTATCAAAACTTTTTTCTTCTCTTGTGGATAACTCTCCCAAATTATGTATAGTTTCAGATAAAAACTTCTCTATTTCGTTGACATTATTATTGTATGTCTCCATAAACTCTTGCATCATAACCTTTATACCTTTCTTGTCTTAATGCGATCGTGGTCCATGATAATAATCATCACCCTCTTCTTCTAGTGCACTTTGTTTTAAACGTTCTTCCTCTTCTTGTTCAAATACACGCACCATTTCATGTTTTGGATCTCCTAGTGCTAATAGCTGTCTCTCTAAAACTCCAAATTTGTTTTTAAATTGGTCAGATAGTTCAATAAGGTCTTCATAACAGCGTGAAGCAAGTTCCACTTCATATTTACTAGCAGTTGATTTAAATCCTAAAAAAGCTTTTAATTTTCCTTGTTCTTTTGCGAAATAGATAGAATAAATTTTTGCGTAAATATTATACATTTCATCTAATAACTCTTCCATCTCTTCTAAAACATTTTTACTATTGAACTGTGCAAATTGTTTTGCTTCATTATAAAACCATTGCCCTAACTCTGAATCTTGAGCGAGTGGTGTTAAGTGTTTTTTATCTACACTAACACCTGATACAAGCAACTTAACGCTATTTACCCATTTTAAATGTGCAGTACGCGCTTTATAAAGTCTGCACATGTTCTTTTCTTTTGTATTCACGCTAAATCCTTTATTAAGATTTTCTGCATTATACACCGAAATGATTTTTTTTTGTTCTTTAGATAGATTATTTTTTAAGCAGTAAATTTTTAACTATATTAATGGTCTTTTTTCAATTTAATTAAACTCGGGTCCTCAACACCTATGTATATTACATGCCCGCCACTCGTACCTGCAGAGATATCAAAGTCTGTTTTGTATTCAAGATCGATATTTTTTAAAAACTCTTCCATAGCTTCTAATGTCTCTTTGTTTCTTGTAGTGATCTTCAAAACATTATCACCTTCATATCCAAGAAAAGTTTCTAGATAATCTATATCGAGCTCAATAGCATACTTTATAAGCTGCTTCATTTTCTTTACTATCACTTTGATCCCCTTACCTATAAGCTGTATCTGAAAATTATAGCATGATATTTCAAAAGAGTATTTAATGCCAAAAATATTGCTATTTGAAATATTATTAAAATATCATTTTTGTTTTTCATACAATTACCCTACTAAAAATAAGTATAAAGGTAAAATCAAATAATGGACGGAAATATAGTGGTTAGTTACAAAGTATTATGTGAATCAGATATCTATAAAGAAGTATCTCTGAGTGAGCTTCTGCAAAACGAGAAAGTACTTAAGGTGATAAAATCGGAGTACGTAAAAGGTGGAAGGAACCTTGATGTACTTGCAAAAAATGATGCTACAATTAAAATAGAAACGCAAAGAACGATTCACACATTTGAAGTATCGAAAAACGACTTTGCAGATCTGCTTATTTTAGCCGAAGAGGATGCTAGAAATAGAAAACTATTCAAAAAAGAGTGTGAACGTGTTGAACTGGTTGATATTGAAACAGTTTAAAAATCATATTTATCTAAACTCAGTACAAAACTGCTTTCACTATCATTTGTAAAATTTTGTATCTCTATAAAATATTCTGTATTGGCTTGAAAGTCAATCTGCATGCTCTCTTGTGTAGTACTAGCTGCACTGCTTTCATAAATTAGCTGAGAATAATTAGGGTCTGAAAACACTTTAATATCCAAGTCCTGCTCGTTTTGTGCAATAAAAGTTTTCAGATAAAGCGTAGCATAGACTTGTGATGATACGTGAATATAATGTTTATCTTGAGCTGCATCATATGCATATAAGGGTGAGTCATATCCTATATAACTTAACAGAGTAAACTCATCAGAACTTGTTAACTGTATTTGCATAGGTGTAGTTTTAGTATAGAAACCATTATCGATAGAGGGAGTCACCAACAAAGAATAAGTTACATCTGACATATTAGAATAGTTTTCTATCATAATATAATAGGTCTGAT
Above is a window of Sulfurimonas marina DNA encoding:
- the hemE gene encoding uroporphyrinogen decarboxylase, giving the protein MSKIFVDACFGKETPYTPVWMMRQAGRYLPEYMEVRAKAGNFLNLCHNPEMACEVTLQPVDILDVDAAILFSDILVIPDEMGMDLSFVKGEGPKFSDPIKSEADLDRLIGGEEAASKLTYVYETIELIKQKLADDKALIGFTGAPWTLATYMIEGQGTKTYNICKKMMYSNPDLLHKILRKVTDVVKIYMEKQIEAGVDVVQVFDSWAAAIEPGMYDEFSWKYMVEISEYLKEKYPHIPVILFPKGIPAFLDKVYGNFDVFGVDWSTPMKFAKERLGDKYVLQGNMEPCRLYSKEATTKCVEVIQETMQGKRHIFNLGHGILPDVPVENAKHFINECHRVSGKK
- a CDS encoding radical SAM protein, coding for MSLGIDLSPSHKQCNFDCLYCELAPAATVDHQSETISIEEIISELKKHLHDKIDVITLTANGEPTLYPHLDKLIDEINKIKGSTQTLILTNSAMLTNEKVYESLLKLDQVKLSLDAVTPAIFKKIDRPHHDINVEDIVSRVEQFSKEYKGKLFIEILFVLGLNDTKEEVEKLNEVLLLVNAARIDLGTIDRPPAYPVSGISYKELYELSQLFDSSLPIHIASRIHAEANNTYYSNEDILNTLDKRPLTMQDIELLFDDDSKKRLLQLVETKQILVKKLDNLEFFIPSENSHRKKIK
- a CDS encoding PDC sensor domain-containing protein is translated as MMQEFMETYNNNVNEIEKFLSETIHNLGELSTREEKSFDNLFKVFPSLELVYVCDKDTLLQISDNIYRDKVSSLPKGRDRSYLMQKIKFNNSDISISKPYISSATGKTCVTVVKEEDNKVYFMDFTVSALLERLGLIELHREFNLISKGFYFVTANLMILLAVFTLGYSIYELGHSLFFKEGGISIESIFKPIIALTLGLAIFDLSKTILEQEVVFKSYSKNSKLEYKVFTKFSITIIIALLIEALMVVFKIALHDYSQMLYAVYLIGGVSILVLSLGLFIFFTRKVSRE